The window AGCATCGCCCGCGGTGGCGTGTTCGTCGCCGGCGGTCTCGCCTACGCCCTCGACTGCAAGAACCTCCACCTCGTGAACGTGGAGTTCTATACGGGCGTGGGGACCACCCTCGACATGCCCGTCATGCTCGCTCCCGTCCCCAACGCGATCGACTTCACCGACAAGAAGGTCCTGATCGCCGACGACGTCGCCGACACCGGCAAGACGCTGAAGCTCGTGCACGACTTCTGCCTCGACCATGTCGCCGAGGTGCGGTCCGCCGTGATCTATGAGAAGTCCCACTCCCTCGTGAAGTGCGAGTACGTGTGGAAGCGCACCGATGAGTGGATCAACTTCCCGTGGAGTGTGCTGCCTCCCGTGCAGAAGCCGGGAGAGGCGCTCAGGGAGAACAAGGAAGCCATCTGACCCTCTGACCCGCGCCCGGGGCATGGTCAGTGGTGCCGGCGGGCGTTGAGGCGGGCGGCCTCGCGGGTCAGGTGGTTGCGTTCGGCGAGGTTGGGGGCCTTGTGGGCCGCCTCGGTGTACAGACGTGCCGCCGTCGTCAGGTCGCCGTCGCGCTCGTGCAGGTACGCCGCCACTGCCGCGTGGCGGGGCAGTGAGGCGTCC of the Streptomyces sp. T12 genome contains:
- a CDS encoding phosphoribosyltransferase, which gives rise to MSSEMSSGTSDAVGVRENLTYERFGVAVRELAQTIADDGYEPDIVLSIARGGVFVAGGLAYALDCKNLHLVNVEFYTGVGTTLDMPVMLAPVPNAIDFTDKKVLIADDVADTGKTLKLVHDFCLDHVAEVRSAVIYEKSHSLVKCEYVWKRTDEWINFPWSVLPPVQKPGEALRENKEAI